One Desulfomicrobium apsheronum genomic region harbors:
- a CDS encoding sigma-54-dependent transcriptional regulator, with protein sequence MSIFNSIEILVVDDESNIRKLFSRELASPGRTIHTVGSAKEAFEHLHKHYYDIIILDIRLPDANGLELMTKLLETVPNVAIILITGYADVDNAVEAMKNGAYDYITKPFSLDRMEQVIEKAYQRVRLQRENELLRHNSEHKSMPKFIGHSKSVQQVRYLIEKAAPTDVPVLLTGESGTGKNVAAAALHAKSKRAGQPLIIKNCGTFDKELLRSELFGYCKGAFTGAERSHDGLLSLAHKATLFFDEVGELTLELQGALLRVLETQHFRRVGDKEERCVDVRFVFATNKDLAKEVEAGRFHDAFYHRINVFNIELPPLRERREDIPALVEYFLMSLAKDGQEYKISPRAMQQLMDNPWPGNVRELKNIIERGMILAENNIINVQALPFCQKSCQNPREKGFSTLEELERSHISMVMHAVQGNKSRAAQVLGIGRKTLYRKLEEYRLTEVGLQNANFLSK encoded by the coding sequence ATGAGCATCTTCAATTCCATTGAAATACTCGTCGTGGATGACGAATCCAATATACGCAAGCTCTTCTCCCGCGAACTGGCCTCGCCCGGCCGCACCATCCACACCGTGGGCAGCGCCAAGGAGGCCTTCGAGCACCTGCATAAACACTATTACGACATCATCATCCTCGACATACGCCTGCCCGACGCCAACGGACTCGAACTGATGACCAAGCTGCTAGAGACCGTGCCCAACGTGGCCATCATCCTCATCACCGGCTACGCCGATGTGGACAACGCCGTGGAGGCCATGAAGAACGGAGCCTACGACTACATCACCAAGCCCTTCTCCCTGGATCGCATGGAGCAGGTCATCGAAAAGGCCTACCAACGGGTCCGACTTCAGAGGGAAAACGAACTCCTGCGCCACAATTCAGAACACAAGTCCATGCCCAAATTCATCGGGCACTCCAAATCCGTGCAGCAGGTCCGCTATCTCATCGAGAAAGCCGCGCCCACGGATGTGCCGGTCCTTCTGACCGGGGAAAGCGGCACGGGCAAGAACGTGGCCGCAGCGGCCCTGCACGCCAAAAGCAAGCGCGCGGGACAGCCGCTCATCATCAAGAACTGCGGCACTTTCGACAAGGAACTGCTCAGAAGCGAACTGTTCGGATACTGCAAGGGCGCCTTCACCGGAGCGGAACGCAGCCATGACGGTCTCTTGTCACTGGCCCACAAGGCCACCCTCTTTTTCGACGAAGTCGGAGAACTGACCCTGGAGCTGCAGGGCGCGCTCCTGCGCGTGCTCGAAACCCAGCATTTCAGACGTGTGGGAGACAAGGAGGAACGCTGCGTGGACGTTCGCTTCGTCTTTGCCACCAACAAGGACCTGGCCAAGGAAGTCGAGGCGGGACGCTTTCATGACGCCTTCTACCACCGCATCAACGTCTTCAACATAGAACTGCCGCCGCTGCGCGAGAGGCGCGAAGACATCCCGGCCCTGGTTGAGTACTTTCTCATGTCCCTGGCCAAGGATGGGCAGGAGTACAAGATCTCGCCCCGGGCCATGCAACAGCTCATGGACAACCCCTGGCCCGGCAATGTGCGCGAACTCAAGAACATCATCGAGCGGGGCATGATCCTGGCCGAGAACAACATCATAAATGTCCAGGCCCTGCCGTTCTGCCAAAAGAGCTGCCAGAATCCGCGTGAAAAAGGATTCTCAACCCTTGAGGAACTGGAGCGTTCACATATCAGCATGGTCATGCATGCCGTGCAGGGCAACAAGTCTCGCGCGGCCCAGGTCCTGGGTATCGGACGCAAGACCCTTTACAGAAAGCTGGAAGAGTACAGGCTGACCGAAGTGGGCCTGCAGAACGCCAACTTTCTGAGCAAGTAG
- a CDS encoding two-component system sensor histidine kinase NtrB gives MGKTTLSDIVGPEYTKLGFFREVQEKMGELETYNAELERKKQEIQDILNGIMDLLAVVSPDYRIVYVNKVFNDYFDIPHPEGLFCYQVFRGGSEPCQICPLRTALQTGKPDRSAYIDHRPDRSLHFEVVASPMFDDKSQVRTVLVSKRDVTMEKEYQAKYYQAEKMATIGLLAAGVAHEINNPLAAISGFSEALKRRLPYLGTLLDKETEQGILEDFTDYTTTILEECNRCRDIVGNLLSFSSQKTCKFNTIDLNSLVTGSLKILHHQIKLHPGITLHQDLCSEPVTIQGAQGELKQVLLNLVLNAMDAIDSKGTITIRTSMDNAERAALIVEDTGQGIPPETLDKLFIPFFTTKTKGHSIGIGLSICYNIIKMHGGEIHACSEPGKGSVFRVMLPTGFSASNKEMTT, from the coding sequence ATGGGTAAGACCACGCTCAGCGATATCGTCGGTCCGGAATATACCAAGCTCGGTTTTTTCCGCGAAGTGCAGGAAAAAATGGGAGAGCTTGAGACATACAATGCGGAGCTTGAACGGAAAAAACAGGAAATCCAGGACATCCTGAACGGAATCATGGATCTTTTGGCGGTGGTCTCGCCGGATTACCGCATTGTCTACGTGAACAAGGTTTTCAACGACTATTTTGACATTCCCCATCCAGAAGGCCTCTTTTGCTATCAGGTTTTCCGGGGCGGCTCCGAGCCCTGTCAGATCTGCCCCCTGCGCACGGCTCTGCAAACCGGCAAGCCCGACCGGTCCGCATATATCGACCACAGGCCTGACCGCAGCCTGCACTTCGAGGTCGTGGCCTCGCCCATGTTCGACGACAAGAGCCAGGTACGTACGGTCCTGGTCTCAAAACGCGACGTGACCATGGAAAAAGAGTATCAGGCCAAATACTATCAGGCCGAAAAAATGGCCACCATCGGTCTTCTGGCGGCGGGCGTAGCTCATGAGATCAACAATCCCCTGGCGGCCATCAGCGGCTTCTCCGAAGCATTGAAACGCCGCCTGCCCTACCTTGGAACCCTTCTGGACAAGGAAACGGAGCAGGGCATCCTGGAAGATTTCACGGACTATACGACCACCATTCTTGAAGAATGCAACCGCTGTCGGGACATTGTCGGCAACCTGCTCTCATTCAGCAGCCAAAAAACATGCAAATTCAACACTATAGACTTAAATTCCCTGGTCACGGGGTCCCTTAAGATCCTGCATCACCAGATCAAGTTGCATCCGGGCATAACCCTGCATCAGGATCTGTGCTCCGAACCCGTGACCATCCAAGGCGCCCAGGGCGAACTCAAGCAGGTCCTTTTGAACCTTGTCCTGAACGCCATGGACGCCATCGACTCCAAGGGCACCATCACCATCCGCACCAGCATGGACAACGCGGAACGCGCGGCGCTCATTGTCGAGGATACCGGACAGGGCATCCCCCCCGAAACCCTGGACAAGCTTTTCATCCCCTTTTTCACCACCAAGACCAAAGGGCACAGCATCGGCATCGGCCTGTCCATCTGTTACAACATCATTAAAATGCACGGTGGAGAAATCCACGCTTGCAGCGAACCCGGCAAGGGTTCCGTCTTCCGGGTCATGCTCCCGACCGGATTTTCAGCAAGCAACAAGGAAATGACTACATGA
- a CDS encoding iron-containing alcohol dehydrogenase, whose amino-acid sequence MDIRKFSLPEIIFGHGSMEYTGSYALQLGAKKVFVVSDPGLERSGWVGKLIEVLEASALKWVYYSNVSSNPRDYEVHLGADLYKAEGADVVIGLGGGSPLDMAKGVATVASNGGTIQDYEGANLIIRPLPPMIFLPSTAGSGSDISQFAIITDVARKVKMSLISRSLTPNVSIIDPDMLSTADDDLIVTSAVDALSHAVESYVSLIAHTLTETQAVKAMNLILDNLKPALKTRDPLALENLSMAAVAAGMSFSNASLGACHAIAHSLGGFFDTTHGMVHPVLLPAVMSYNLPACEAKMATIGEIVLGKRMSSSLQTAEGGIKRLKEIFLELGTSVHFREIVDDETAFPQICEMATKDACLLTNPRPATAEELLCICQEVW is encoded by the coding sequence ATGGATATTAGAAAATTCTCTCTGCCAGAAATCATTTTCGGACACGGCAGCATGGAATATACAGGATCGTACGCTTTGCAGCTCGGCGCCAAGAAAGTCTTCGTGGTCAGCGATCCGGGACTTGAACGCAGCGGGTGGGTCGGCAAGCTCATCGAGGTTCTTGAGGCGTCGGCCCTGAAGTGGGTTTACTACTCGAACGTAAGCTCCAATCCGCGTGACTATGAAGTGCATCTGGGCGCGGATCTGTATAAGGCAGAGGGCGCGGACGTGGTCATCGGCCTTGGCGGGGGCAGCCCGCTGGACATGGCCAAGGGTGTGGCCACCGTGGCCAGCAACGGCGGAACAATCCAGGACTACGAAGGCGCGAACCTGATCATCAGGCCCCTGCCGCCCATGATCTTCCTGCCGTCCACAGCCGGAAGCGGCTCGGACATTTCCCAATTCGCCATCATCACCGATGTGGCGCGCAAGGTGAAAATGTCGCTCATCAGCCGTTCCCTGACACCCAATGTGTCCATCATCGACCCGGACATGCTTTCCACCGCCGATGACGACCTCATCGTGACCTCTGCCGTGGACGCACTGTCCCACGCAGTGGAATCCTACGTCTCGCTCATCGCCCACACACTGACCGAGACCCAGGCCGTGAAGGCCATGAACCTCATTCTGGACAACTTGAAACCAGCTCTCAAAACCCGCGATCCCCTCGCCCTGGAAAACCTGTCCATGGCGGCGGTTGCAGCGGGAATGAGCTTCAGCAACGCCAGTCTTGGAGCCTGCCATGCCATCGCCCACTCTCTTGGCGGATTTTTCGACACCACGCACGGAATGGTCCACCCGGTGCTCCTCCCCGCAGTCATGAGCTACAACCTGCCTGCCTGCGAGGCAAAAATGGCCACCATCGGAGAAATTGTCCTCGGCAAACGCATGTCATCTTCCCTGCAAACAGCCGAGGGAGGCATCAAACGTCTCAAGGAAATTTTTCTGGAACTCGGAACTTCGGTCCATTTTCGAGAAATCGTGGATGACGAAACCGCCTTCCCCCAAATCTGCGAGATGGCCACCAAGGACGCCTGTCTGCTGACCAACCCGCGCCCGGCCACGGCCGAGGAATTGTTGTGCATCTGCCAGGAGGTCTGGTGA
- a CDS encoding iron-containing alcohol dehydrogenase: MAVQEMVYGFFIPSVTLIGIGASKQIPEKIKALGGSKPLVVTDKGITGCGLTKQITDLLDAAGMKYEVYDETIPNPTDNNVHAGVDVYKKTKCDSLISLGGGSSHDCGKGIGLVVANGGKIHDFEGVDKSTKPMPPYLAVNTTAGTASEMTRFCIITDTSRKVKMAIVDWRVTPGIAIDDPMLMVGMPPALTAATGMDALTHAVEAYVSTIATPMTDACAQKAIELIAKYLRKAVANGKDIEAREGMCFAQYLAGMAFNNASLGHVHAMAHQLGGFYDLPHGECNAILLPHVERANLNAKLERFVDMAKFLGENVEGMSLRAGAEKALDAIKQLSTDVGIPSGLIELGKRYGKDVKKEDIAIMTGNAQKDACGFTNPVCLKDADVARIYEAAL; this comes from the coding sequence ATGGCTGTTCAAGAAATGGTGTATGGATTTTTCATTCCCAGCGTTACTCTGATCGGTATTGGTGCTTCCAAGCAGATTCCTGAGAAAATCAAGGCTCTGGGCGGCAGCAAGCCCCTGGTAGTTACCGACAAGGGCATCACTGGCTGCGGTCTGACCAAGCAGATCACGGACCTGCTGGACGCCGCCGGAATGAAGTATGAAGTATACGACGAAACCATTCCGAACCCCACCGACAACAACGTTCACGCCGGTGTCGACGTGTACAAGAAAACCAAATGCGATTCCCTGATTTCCCTGGGCGGCGGCAGCTCGCATGACTGCGGCAAGGGTATCGGCCTTGTTGTCGCCAACGGCGGCAAGATTCATGACTTCGAAGGCGTGGACAAGTCCACCAAGCCCATGCCTCCATATCTGGCCGTGAACACCACCGCCGGCACCGCTTCTGAAATGACCCGTTTCTGTATCATCACCGATACTTCCCGCAAGGTTAAGATGGCCATCGTTGATTGGCGCGTCACCCCCGGCATCGCCATCGACGATCCGATGCTGATGGTCGGCATGCCCCCGGCGCTGACCGCAGCCACCGGCATGGACGCCCTGACCCACGCCGTGGAAGCCTATGTCTCCACCATCGCTACCCCCATGACCGACGCCTGCGCCCAGAAGGCCATCGAACTGATCGCCAAGTACCTGCGCAAAGCCGTTGCCAATGGCAAGGATATCGAAGCCCGTGAAGGTATGTGTTTCGCACAGTACCTGGCCGGCATGGCTTTCAACAACGCCAGCCTCGGTCACGTTCACGCCATGGCTCACCAGTTGGGCGGCTTCTACGATCTGCCGCACGGCGAATGCAACGCCATCTTGCTGCCCCACGTTGAGCGCGCCAACCTGAACGCCAAGCTCGAACGCTTTGTCGACATGGCCAAGTTCCTGGGCGAGAATGTTGAAGGCATGTCCCTGCGCGCTGGTGCGGAAAAAGCTCTTGACGCCATCAAGCAGCTGTCCACCGACGTCGGTATTCCTTCCGGCCTGATCGAACTGGGCAAGCGTTATGGCAAGGACGTCAAGAAGGAAGACATCGCCATCATGACCGGCAACGCTCAGAAAGATGCTTGCGGTTTCACCAACCCCGTCTGCCTGAAAGACGCCGATGTGGCCCGTATTTACGAGGCTGCCCTGTAA
- a CDS encoding aldehyde ferredoxin oxidoreductase C-terminal domain-containing protein, translating into MKILRINTRTKSFKFEELGELAGLGGRALTSRVVNKEVPANCHPLSAENKLIFAAGVLAPTNAANSGRISVGAKSPLTGGIKESNSGGQFAHTLPKLDLLAVILEDKPEAGSPMQEIFISADKVVFKDSTVAGMRNYAAQEKLLAAYGDKAVTALVGPAGEQCLCASTIQFSDPEGLPSRSAGRGGLGAVMGSKGVKAIILDGDANAKTVYGNEELFKEARKEWVDVLRNHPVTSQGLPGFGTAVLVNVINEAGALPTKNFRMGKFDGAEKISGETLAANIEKRGGKVKHGCHTGCVIQCSQVYHGADGKYLTTGFEYETIWGFGANLLIDNLDDIAAMDRTCDEVGVDTIEMANTMAMAMEGGTLAWGDSKGVLAELNKVGTSDPLGRIYGNGTSYTAKAFGVDRIPVVKNQALPAYDPRAVKGVGVTYATTPMGADHTAGYGVCQNVLKVGGDVDGHKKEGNIEISKNLQIATAAVDSLGLCLFVAFAILDDARGVPCMAKLISGLTGKEMSVDEMIGIGVNCLKDELDFNKRAGFTDEDDQLPRFFREELLAPHNVGWGYSTEELQAAKV; encoded by the coding sequence ATGAAAATCCTACGCATCAATACCAGAACCAAAAGCTTCAAGTTTGAAGAACTCGGCGAGTTGGCCGGTCTTGGAGGTCGTGCCCTGACCTCAAGAGTGGTCAATAAGGAGGTCCCGGCAAACTGTCACCCGCTTTCCGCTGAAAACAAGCTGATTTTCGCGGCAGGCGTGCTTGCCCCGACCAATGCCGCCAACTCCGGCCGCATCTCCGTCGGCGCAAAGTCGCCCCTGACCGGCGGCATCAAGGAGAGCAATTCCGGCGGACAGTTCGCGCACACCCTGCCCAAGCTGGACCTCCTGGCCGTCATCCTCGAAGACAAGCCCGAGGCTGGTTCCCCCATGCAGGAGATCTTCATCTCCGCAGACAAGGTCGTTTTCAAGGATTCCACCGTGGCCGGCATGCGCAACTACGCCGCCCAGGAAAAACTCCTGGCCGCATACGGCGACAAGGCCGTGACCGCCCTGGTCGGACCTGCCGGCGAGCAGTGCCTGTGCGCTTCCACCATCCAGTTCTCCGATCCCGAAGGGCTGCCTTCCCGTTCCGCCGGTCGCGGTGGCCTGGGCGCGGTCATGGGTTCCAAGGGCGTCAAGGCCATCATCCTTGACGGCGACGCCAACGCCAAAACCGTCTACGGCAACGAGGAACTGTTCAAGGAAGCCCGCAAGGAATGGGTCGACGTGCTGCGCAACCATCCCGTCACCAGCCAGGGCCTGCCCGGATTCGGCACCGCCGTTCTGGTCAACGTCATCAATGAGGCCGGTGCCCTGCCGACCAAGAACTTCCGCATGGGCAAGTTCGACGGCGCAGAGAAGATCTCCGGCGAGACCCTGGCCGCCAACATCGAGAAGCGCGGCGGTAAGGTCAAGCACGGCTGCCACACCGGCTGCGTGATCCAGTGCTCGCAGGTTTACCACGGCGCGGACGGCAAGTACCTGACCACCGGCTTCGAGTACGAGACCATCTGGGGCTTCGGCGCCAACCTGCTGATCGACAATCTTGACGACATCGCCGCCATGGACCGCACTTGCGACGAAGTGGGCGTGGACACCATCGAGATGGCCAACACCATGGCCATGGCCATGGAAGGCGGCACGCTCGCCTGGGGCGACAGCAAGGGCGTTCTGGCCGAACTGAACAAGGTCGGCACGAGTGATCCGCTGGGCCGCATCTACGGCAACGGCACTTCCTACACGGCCAAGGCTTTCGGCGTAGACCGCATCCCCGTGGTCAAGAACCAGGCCCTGCCCGCCTATGACCCGCGCGCGGTCAAGGGCGTCGGCGTGACCTACGCCACGACCCCCATGGGCGCTGACCACACCGCCGGCTACGGCGTATGTCAGAACGTGCTGAAAGTCGGCGGCGACGTCGACGGTCACAAGAAGGAAGGAAACATCGAGATCTCCAAGAACCTGCAGATCGCCACGGCGGCAGTCGACTCCCTGGGCCTGTGCCTGTTCGTGGCCTTTGCGATTCTTGACGACGCACGCGGCGTGCCCTGCATGGCCAAGCTGATCTCCGGCCTGACCGGCAAGGAGATGAGCGTCGACGAGATGATCGGTATCGGCGTGAACTGCCTCAAGGACGAACTGGACTTCAACAAGCGCGCCGGCTTCACCGACGAAGACGACCAGCTGCCCCGCTTCTTCCGCGAAGAACTCCTCGCTCCCCACAATGTGGGCTGGGGTTACTCCACCGAGGAACTGCAGGCTGCCAAGGTCTAG